A stretch of the Mesorhizobium huakuii genome encodes the following:
- a CDS encoding ABC transporter ATP-binding protein produces the protein MASLELKNIVKRYKSQTVLDNLSLTVADGETLVLFGPSGAGKTVLLRLVAGVIDPDEGKIFIGGEDMTDVDAEFRGVGMAFQNFALFPHMSAFDNIATPLQAKRSSPGTIKAGVESVAKLLKIAHVLSHKPRALSNGQKQRTALARALVGSPPLLLLDDPLRNVDAKLRFEMRLELPRLLADRGATVVYVTQDYKEAMALGDRIAVMSQGVIRQLGTPEQIYREPANIEIARLFGDPTINLLDVKPARDTRGIYVGLSNVQVHLAGAYDTAVGRDCVIGLRPEALSFVEEGIPGAIPVTVEAETPLNEKIVTLVRTVRGREILVSRPAGTPGRSEGKAHIAVDGKSALLFDHASGDRIGSKNVVALRNGEAA, from the coding sequence ATGGCCAGCCTCGAACTCAAAAACATCGTCAAGCGCTACAAGAGCCAGACCGTCCTCGACAATCTGTCGTTGACCGTCGCCGATGGCGAAACCCTTGTCCTGTTCGGTCCGTCCGGCGCCGGCAAGACGGTGTTGCTACGGCTCGTTGCCGGCGTCATTGATCCAGATGAGGGCAAGATCTTCATCGGTGGCGAGGACATGACCGATGTCGACGCGGAGTTCCGTGGCGTCGGCATGGCGTTCCAGAATTTCGCGCTGTTTCCGCATATGAGTGCGTTCGACAACATCGCAACGCCGCTGCAGGCCAAGCGGTCCTCTCCGGGCACGATCAAGGCCGGTGTCGAGAGCGTCGCCAAGCTGTTGAAGATCGCTCATGTGCTCTCCCACAAGCCGCGCGCGCTCTCCAATGGCCAGAAGCAGCGCACGGCACTGGCCCGTGCGCTGGTCGGCTCGCCGCCGCTGCTGCTGCTCGACGATCCCTTGCGCAATGTCGACGCCAAGCTGCGCTTCGAAATGCGGCTTGAACTGCCGCGTCTGCTTGCCGATCGCGGCGCGACCGTCGTCTACGTCACCCAGGACTACAAGGAAGCCATGGCGCTTGGCGACCGCATCGCAGTGATGTCGCAAGGCGTCATCAGGCAGCTCGGCACGCCCGAGCAGATCTATCGCGAACCAGCCAATATCGAGATCGCGCGGCTGTTCGGCGACCCGACCATCAACCTGCTCGACGTCAAGCCCGCGCGGGATACCAGGGGGATTTATGTCGGCCTGTCCAACGTCCAGGTCCATCTGGCCGGCGCTTACGACACGGCGGTTGGCCGCGATTGCGTGATCGGCCTGCGGCCCGAAGCGCTGAGCTTCGTCGAGGAGGGTATCCCTGGCGCCATTCCGGTGACGGTCGAGGCCGAGACGCCGCTCAACGAAAAGATCGTCACGCTGGTGCGCACCGTGCGCGGCCGCGAGATCCTGGTCTCGCGCCCGGCCGGAACGCCGGGCCGCAGCGAAGGCAAGGCCCATATCGCCGTCGACGGCAAGAGCGCCCTGCTGTTCGATCACGCCAGCGGCGACCGCATCGGTTCCAAGAACGTCGTCGCCTTGCGCAATGGAGAAGCGGCATGA
- a CDS encoding carbohydrate ABC transporter permease codes for MEHTSLLERILRGVALTLVVIFFMFPIVWIFMMSFQTNETILRIPPQLIFEPTLANYTALITGKLMTAAGTLDIAFMRNLGNSVFLSVTSVAVSLLLGVPAAYAFARHKFRGSEDIAFTLLSFKFAPALLVLLPLTLYFQKLGLANTYIGLIWVYQLICLPLILWIVRGYFEDIPADIEYAYRIGGHSWFATFRKIALPLAGPGIAAAGLLAFIFAWNNFVFALVLASADKQPVTVGALAFITSSGIQYGQISAAIVLSITPTLALALYAQRYLVEGLSLGAVKG; via the coding sequence ATGGAACACACCTCGCTTCTCGAACGCATCCTGCGCGGCGTGGCGCTGACGCTGGTCGTGATCTTCTTCATGTTCCCGATCGTCTGGATCTTCATGATGTCGTTCCAGACCAACGAGACCATCCTGCGCATTCCCCCACAGCTGATCTTCGAGCCAACGCTCGCCAACTACACGGCGCTGATCACCGGCAAGCTGATGACCGCCGCCGGCACGCTCGACATCGCCTTCATGCGCAATCTCGGGAATTCGGTGTTCCTGTCGGTGACCTCGGTCGCGGTCTCGCTGCTGCTCGGCGTGCCGGCGGCTTACGCCTTCGCCCGGCACAAATTCCGCGGCTCGGAGGACATCGCCTTCACGCTGCTGTCGTTCAAATTCGCGCCGGCGCTCTTGGTGCTGTTGCCGCTCACCCTCTATTTCCAGAAGCTTGGGCTCGCCAACACCTATATCGGGCTGATCTGGGTCTACCAGCTGATCTGCCTACCGTTGATCCTATGGATCGTGCGTGGCTATTTCGAGGATATCCCCGCCGACATCGAGTATGCCTACCGCATCGGCGGCCATTCCTGGTTCGCCACTTTCCGCAAGATCGCGCTGCCGCTCGCCGGTCCCGGCATCGCCGCCGCTGGCCTGCTCGCCTTCATCTTCGCCTGGAACAATTTCGTCTTCGCGCTGGTGCTGGCCTCGGCCGACAAGCAGCCGGTGACGGTCGGCGCGCTCGCCTTCATCACCTCCTCGGGCATCCAGTACGGCCAGATTTCGGCAGCCATCGTGCTCTCGATCACGCCGACACTGGCGCTCGCGCTCTATGCGCAGCGCTATCTCGTCGAAGGCCTCTCGCTTGGCGCGGTGAAAGGATAG
- a CDS encoding carbohydrate ABC transporter permease yields the protein MTAVVSQRPKPSGFRISKRVLPYVLSLPALLVCIGILIPFLTSVVYSFQRYRLSQPWARQFNWGDNYISFFTDPKFWNTLKVSLLYAGTTVVLELLLGLAIALLLQKRSTLNNFISIMLLMPLMTAPALAALMWKLMTNPGFGVLSYLASLIGLQDFRWASSPSTALFTVVLVDIWVYTPFIMILLLAGLRSLPTQPFEAAALDGVPRSFVFFRITLPMLTPYILTATLFRLLDSIQQFDIIYAMTQGGPGDTLTVFQVEAYLNFFQSTNVGRSAALMIILWAITYFLSNIFIKNWLRLRERARGQA from the coding sequence ATGACCGCGGTGGTATCGCAAAGGCCCAAGCCATCCGGCTTCAGGATCAGCAAGCGGGTGCTGCCCTATGTGCTCAGCCTGCCGGCCTTGCTCGTCTGCATCGGCATCCTGATCCCGTTCCTCACCTCGGTCGTCTACTCCTTCCAGCGCTACCGGCTGAGCCAGCCCTGGGCGCGGCAGTTCAACTGGGGCGACAACTACATCTCCTTCTTCACCGATCCGAAATTCTGGAACACGCTGAAGGTGTCGCTGCTCTATGCCGGCACCACCGTCGTGCTGGAACTGCTTCTCGGCCTCGCCATCGCTCTGCTGCTGCAGAAGCGCTCGACGCTGAACAATTTCATTTCGATCATGCTGTTGATGCCGCTGATGACGGCGCCGGCGCTTGCCGCGCTGATGTGGAAGCTGATGACCAATCCCGGCTTCGGCGTCTTGAGCTATCTCGCCAGCCTGATCGGGCTGCAGGATTTCCGCTGGGCCTCGTCGCCGTCGACAGCGCTGTTCACCGTCGTGCTCGTCGACATCTGGGTGTACACACCCTTCATCATGATCCTGCTGCTCGCCGGCCTGCGCAGCCTGCCGACCCAGCCCTTCGAGGCGGCGGCGCTCGACGGTGTGCCGCGAAGCTTCGTCTTCTTCCGCATCACGCTGCCGATGCTGACGCCCTACATCCTGACGGCGACTTTGTTCCGCCTGCTCGATTCCATCCAGCAGTTCGACATCATCTATGCCATGACGCAGGGCGGACCAGGCGACACGCTGACCGTCTTCCAGGTCGAGGCCTATCTCAACTTCTTCCAGTCGACCAATGTCGGCCGCTCGGCGGCGCTGATGATCATCCTGTGGGCGATCACCTATTTCCTCTCCAACATCTTCATCAAGAACTGGCTGCGGCTGCGCGAACGCGCCCGTGGGCAGGCATAG
- a CDS encoding ABC transporter ATP-binding protein, whose amino-acid sequence MSQSALTISGVDKFYGPIDRGVHAVKNLTMEIVKGEIVALLGSSGCGKTSTLRMIAGFEEVSRGAISVGGRQVHTLPPVKRNVAMAFEGYSLYPPLTVRENMAFALKAARLPKSEVDAKVASIAKLLEIEDILERYPSSISGGQQQRASLGRALIREADLHLLDEPMGQLEPQLRAVLRGRIKHFIKERGLTAILVTHDQTEANALADRIAVMEGGVLQQFDTPDRIKERPANLFTGTFVGEPPMNVFEAYVGATAGRINLKLPDGLSLDYDKDAFSAPVRDQLLSRERVVIGIRPYAVRRSKEGVPARVSANQWLGDQTHIAADFAGGSLVLVEHDRTRLDLGAPINVSIDPKNLHVFDQASGKAISHGMELA is encoded by the coding sequence ATGAGCCAGAGCGCGCTCACCATATCAGGTGTCGACAAGTTCTACGGCCCGATCGACAGGGGCGTGCACGCCGTCAAGAACCTGACCATGGAAATCGTCAAGGGCGAGATCGTCGCGCTGCTCGGTTCGTCCGGCTGCGGCAAGACCTCGACATTGCGCATGATCGCCGGCTTCGAAGAGGTGTCGCGCGGCGCCATCTCGGTCGGCGGCCGTCAGGTGCACACCTTGCCGCCGGTCAAGCGCAATGTGGCGATGGCCTTCGAAGGCTATTCGCTCTACCCGCCGCTGACCGTGCGCGAGAACATGGCCTTCGCGCTCAAGGCGGCGCGGCTGCCCAAGAGCGAGGTCGACGCCAAGGTCGCAAGCATCGCCAAATTGCTGGAGATCGAGGACATATTGGAGCGCTATCCAAGCTCGATCTCCGGCGGTCAGCAGCAACGCGCCAGCCTTGGCCGCGCGCTGATCCGCGAGGCTGATCTGCATCTGCTCGACGAGCCGATGGGGCAGCTCGAACCGCAGCTGCGCGCCGTGCTGCGCGGCCGCATCAAGCACTTCATCAAGGAGCGCGGTCTGACCGCGATCCTGGTCACCCACGACCAGACCGAGGCCAATGCGCTTGCCGACCGCATCGCGGTGATGGAAGGCGGCGTGCTGCAGCAGTTCGACACGCCGGACCGGATCAAGGAGCGCCCGGCGAACCTGTTTACCGGCACCTTCGTTGGCGAACCGCCGATGAACGTCTTCGAGGCCTATGTCGGCGCGACCGCCGGCCGCATCAATCTCAAGCTGCCCGACGGCCTGTCGCTCGACTACGACAAGGACGCTTTCAGCGCGCCGGTTCGCGATCAATTGCTCAGCCGCGAGCGGGTGGTGATCGGCATCAGGCCCTACGCGGTCCGGCGCTCGAAGGAAGGCGTTCCCGCCAGGGTTTCGGCGAACCAATGGCTTGGTGACCAGACGCATATCGCGGCGGATTTTGCCGGCGGTTCGTTGGTGCTGGTCGAGCATGACCGCACGCGTCTGGATCTCGGTGCGCCGATCAATGTCAGCATCGATCCGAAGAACCTGCATGTCTTTGATCAGGCGAGCGGCAAGGCGATTTCGCACGGCATGGAGCTTGCGTGA
- a CDS encoding 2-hydroxyacid dehydrogenase, with amino-acid sequence MRKTIAIIGDNFMLPEVFRAKIEKVATGDLDIRTLQTAWPDEPMEFGNPALGLDRVKEYFGHPDEVVDFIGDAEILVTQLAPLSEGMMRRLPTLRLVAVSRGGPINIDMAAAKAHGITVVNVPGRNATAVAEFTIGAILAETRLIRVGHEALRKGEWRGDLYRADRTGRELSEMTVGVVGYGNIGTKVVRLLRAFGCHVLVSDPYVQLSAEDRNAGVELVALDDLLARSEVVTLHSRVTEETRGLIGKDTIARMKPGVIFVNTARGPLVDYDALYEALVSGQIASAMLETFAVEPVPSDWPLLQLPNVTLTPHIAGASVRTVTYAAEQAAEEVRRYLAGMPPVNPC; translated from the coding sequence ATGCGTAAGACAATAGCGATCATTGGCGACAACTTCATGCTCCCGGAGGTGTTCCGCGCCAAAATCGAGAAGGTTGCCACTGGCGACCTCGACATCAGGACATTGCAGACGGCATGGCCCGACGAGCCGATGGAATTCGGCAATCCGGCGCTCGGCCTCGACAGGGTCAAGGAGTATTTCGGCCATCCCGACGAGGTCGTCGATTTCATCGGCGATGCCGAGATCCTCGTCACCCAGCTGGCGCCCCTGTCGGAAGGCATGATGCGGCGCCTGCCGACGCTCAGACTGGTCGCGGTTTCGCGCGGCGGGCCGATCAACATCGACATGGCTGCTGCCAAGGCGCACGGTATCACCGTGGTCAACGTGCCCGGCCGCAACGCGACGGCTGTGGCCGAGTTCACCATCGGCGCGATCCTGGCCGAGACGCGGCTGATCCGGGTCGGCCACGAGGCCTTGCGCAAGGGCGAATGGCGCGGCGACCTGTACCGCGCCGACCGCACCGGCCGCGAACTCAGCGAAATGACCGTCGGCGTCGTCGGCTATGGCAATATCGGCACCAAGGTGGTGCGCCTGCTGCGGGCCTTCGGCTGCCACGTCCTGGTCAGCGATCCCTATGTGCAGTTGAGCGCCGAAGACCGCAATGCCGGTGTCGAACTCGTCGCGCTGGACGATCTTCTGGCTCGCTCCGAGGTAGTCACGCTGCATTCGCGGGTGACCGAGGAGACGCGCGGCCTGATCGGCAAGGACACCATCGCGCGGATGAAGCCTGGCGTGATCTTCGTCAACACCGCGCGCGGGCCGCTGGTCGACTATGACGCGCTCTACGAGGCGCTGGTTTCAGGCCAGATCGCCAGCGCCATGCTGGAGACATTCGCCGTCGAGCCGGTGCCATCGGACTGGCCCTTGCTGCAGCTTCCCAATGTGACACTGACGCCGCACATCGCCGGCGCCTCGGTGCGCACCGTCACCTATGCCGCCGAACAGGCCGCCGAAGAGGTGCGCCGCTACCTCGCCGGCATGCCTCCGGTCAATCCGTGCTGA
- a CDS encoding FGGY-family carbohydrate kinase has protein sequence MRDILIGIDAGTSVIKSIAFDIAGRQIAAAALPNHYETLPGGGAEQDLTQTWADAATTLRQLADKVPDLASRTVAIAVTGQGDGTWLIDDKGEPVAKGWLWLDARAAGVVEEIRARPEDRLRFEKTGSGLAACQQGSQFVFMKRTMPAMLSKAATAFHCKDWLYFKLTGERATDPSEGTFTFGDFHTRDYSDEVLDVLGVTDLRHLLPPIVDGTRNSTGLSQAAADATGMLAGTPVVLGYVDVVCTALGAGLLDRERKPGCSIIGSTGMHMRLAETPDDVQLNEAATGYTMAMPAPGVFAQMQSNMAATLNIDWVLGLASGILASQGITRSNGEMIALVDTWIATAQPASLLYQPYVSEAGERGPFVDANARAGFVGISSRHGYADLVRAVFEGLAFAARDCYAAMGPLPREVRLTGGAARSPALRKILGAAVGADIRTSAREEAGAAGAAMIAAVCVGLYPSMDACVGEWVTPLLGEAEPSDRNLAAIYDKMTPSYMLAHQALRPVWRAMASVQAN, from the coding sequence ATGCGTGACATACTGATCGGCATCGATGCCGGCACCTCCGTCATCAAATCCATCGCCTTCGACATAGCGGGCCGGCAGATTGCCGCCGCAGCTCTCCCGAACCACTATGAAACCCTGCCGGGCGGCGGCGCCGAACAGGATCTTACGCAGACATGGGCTGACGCCGCCACGACCTTGCGCCAGCTCGCCGACAAGGTGCCAGATCTCGCCAGCCGGACGGTGGCGATCGCGGTCACCGGGCAAGGCGATGGCACCTGGCTGATCGACGACAAGGGCGAGCCGGTGGCCAAGGGCTGGCTCTGGCTCGACGCGCGCGCGGCCGGCGTCGTCGAGGAGATCCGCGCGCGGCCCGAGGACCGGCTCCGCTTCGAAAAGACCGGCAGCGGTCTTGCCGCCTGCCAGCAGGGTTCGCAATTCGTCTTCATGAAGCGCACCATGCCCGCAATGCTGAGCAAGGCGGCAACTGCGTTCCACTGCAAGGACTGGCTCTATTTCAAGCTGACCGGCGAACGCGCCACCGATCCGTCGGAGGGAACCTTCACCTTCGGCGACTTCCACACCCGCGACTACAGCGACGAGGTGCTCGACGTGCTTGGCGTCACCGATCTCAGGCATCTGCTGCCGCCGATCGTCGACGGCACCAGGAACAGCACCGGTCTGTCGCAGGCAGCGGCCGACGCCACCGGCATGCTGGCCGGCACGCCGGTCGTGCTCGGCTATGTCGACGTCGTCTGCACCGCGCTTGGCGCCGGCCTTCTCGACCGCGAGCGCAAGCCCGGCTGCTCGATCATCGGCTCCACCGGAATGCATATGCGGTTGGCCGAAACCCCGGACGACGTGCAACTGAACGAAGCGGCGACCGGCTACACCATGGCGATGCCGGCGCCCGGCGTGTTCGCGCAGATGCAGTCGAACATGGCGGCGACGCTCAACATCGACTGGGTGCTTGGGCTGGCCTCCGGCATTCTCGCCTCCCAAGGCATCACCCGCAGCAATGGCGAGATGATCGCGCTGGTCGACACCTGGATCGCCACCGCGCAGCCGGCCTCACTGCTCTATCAGCCCTATGTATCGGAGGCGGGTGAGCGGGGGCCGTTCGTCGATGCCAATGCCAGGGCGGGTTTCGTCGGTATTTCCTCGCGGCACGGCTATGCCGACCTCGTCCGCGCCGTCTTCGAAGGGTTGGCCTTCGCGGCGCGCGATTGCTACGCCGCCATGGGGCCGCTGCCGCGCGAAGTCCGCCTGACAGGCGGCGCCGCCAGAAGCCCGGCGCTGCGCAAGATCCTGGGTGCCGCGGTGGGTGCCGATATTCGCACCAGCGCGCGCGAGGAAGCGGGCGCGGCGGGTGCGGCGATGATCGCCGCGGTCTGCGTCGGTCTCTACCCGTCCATGGATGCATGCGTTGGCGAATGGGTGACGCCGCTGCTTGGCGAAGCCGAGCCGAGCGACCGGAACCTCGCCGCGATCTACGACAAGATGACCCCCTCCTACATGTTGGCGCACCAGGCGTTGCGGCCGGTGTGGCGCGCGATGGCTTCAGTGCAGGCAAATTGA